The genomic DNA atgtatagtgCATACACGTATAAGTATATTGCATATGTTCATGTGTATATTACATGCgcctatatgtatattacatatatatatatatatatatataatatgttacaCATAAGTTTGTATACATGccttattaatattttattccatttcaGATTTGGGGGCTGCCTTTGGTACGGCCAAAAGTGGAGTAGGGGTATGTAGTGTGGGTGTTATGAGGCCTGATCTAATTATGAAATCGATATTACCTGTAGTTATGGCTGGTGTGCTTGGTATTTATGGAATTATTATGTCTATTCTTATATACGGAAGAAGTTAGTACATTCCATAATTTAATACGTGACTAAAGCACACATccgtatacacatatatatatgctaacatttgtgcaaaaaaaacatggatacaacttttttctttttaattcttttgtGAAATGAGAactatttgttttttgtgaATATAACTAAACATTAGCAAATTGTGCGAGCAGTTTGAAGTTACACTTAGGGAAAGTTAATTTGTTGCatattgttttataaatacatatacacatttagaattttttttttttatctagcCATATTGCTTAAAtgatttcatatatatatatttttttttttttttatctaaataaaatgaataaatgatatttcattttttttttttttttttcgtcaATTTGCAGTGACTCCAGCTGCTGAGTACTCCACTTTTTTGGGATACACACATTTATCATCTGGGTTAATAGTTGGATTAAGTTCATTAGTACGTGAACAAAAggatttaaaatgttttgaaTATTTCTCCATATTCTGTTTTTGTCAGTTCACACAACAAATGTTTGAATGTTTGGATGTGTGAGTATGTGAATATGCAAATGTATGAATGTGCATGTGCCAGTATTTATTCGAAATTGCTTAGCGACCAAATTGTTATTTCTCCCTTAAATTATAGGCTGCCGGATTAGCTATTGGAATTGTTGGTGATGCAGGTGTAAGAGCCAATGCGCAACAAAACAGACTGTTCATTGGAATGATTTTAATTCTTGTTTTTTCAGAAACCCTTGCATTATATGgtaagtttttttttgtatatgatACACACAGAGTTTCCTTGGAATGAACGAACagttatgcatataatatacacgcataaacttatatatatgtgtgtatatatacttatatgtacatatatgtgtacatccGTATTGTATCCCCCGACAGTTTTCGAACATCTCGTTTTTACATCCCTTTCCCTACAGGTTTAATTATCGGTATTTACATTTCCATATCAGAACCGACGAAGCTTTGCGCATCATATGCAACACAataactttattattttttttctttaacaCAAAAGAGAAGAAGATTTATGGCGTATGTAATTAAGTTGAGATAAGAAGCACAAATAGCAGGCAGATTTTtgcaattatatatttgttaacgattttattttttagtttatgTTACGAGAAAAATCAGAGAAATAgcttttatgcatatatgcataaattgATAAAGgctaaaattttaatagaGTAGAACTAAGCGTAGCTACAAAGGTGCGTGTAGTGAGAAgagggtaaaaaaaaaaaaaagaaaaaacaatcagtagtaaaaatgatttttttttttttttttttaaataatataaatcaaaaagtatataattacattatgCATACACATGTGTATGCCTATTACATCATAAGAAGGCTtcttaaaatgtttaaacgATGataacttctttttttttaaaatacacccattttaaataacaatGAACTTTCTATATGTTGCTAAAAGGGAGTTACatatttagttttattttgatacatatatagatgTACATTATGTACTACTTTTATGTCagtcttttttatattattttattcttataatatttttttttttttttaacttcatACACCAATATAAAcgttagtaaaaataaaaaatgaaaaattcttgaatgaaaaaaaaaaaaagtcgtCACAGTGGGGCTAGTCGTGGAACATGTCTGtgtattgatatatatatgtgcatacataatacacataaaaaaaaaggggaaagaaaaatatacatcGATACTACTATTTGTTTGcgaacaataaatatattcctttatgtgtgcttaaaatatttttaaatagattaaaaaaatgcatttgGAGGAAGCATTAAAATATGCGTAACGTCAAAAGATcgtacttatttttttaaaaatcgTATGTTGCATTGGGGTATCCTTTTCATTAATTGGGATATACAATATATGCACGAGATTGAattattcatgtatatatatttttttcttaaaaatactGTAATTATATCTTGTTAagtcataaaaattaaaaaatgtacctAGCCAAATTTCTACAATTATGTCTAGTTTCCATTGCAACAGgtcctttaatttttgtcgccttcaatttattttttgctataATAACAAATGCATTGTCATCAAATTTTATGTAACTGCCATCTTTTCTTttagtttctttttttctccttacAATAATTCCTTTAGGAGTCTTTTCTGAAATACCACATTCGCTAGTTTTATCTCGTATAGACACTCTTATCCTATCTCCTATTTTTCCTGTACCCCATTTATTCTTTCCAATTCCAATTATACATGCCTTTATGACTCCACTGTTATCTGTACATCGGACCATGGACTGCCTCCAAAGACCACTAAAAAGTTGCGTTAGCCGTATCATTAATTACGGTTATGCAGTCAAGTacgcataaatatacatatacatatatttatacgtacataataAATTGTAGCGAAAAGATTTTATCTGTAAATTATGGTGCAACaaccttttatattttttattttcttcagcGTAGTAAGAAAACCATGAAGCTGATTTTACTTAACTCTTTCCATTTAACAGTATAATTCAACATGTAGTTTATGAGAACAAAAGGAAGAGAACaaatgtgtattttttttttcttttttttttatctagccaaaatagtaaaacatttcatttttttttttttttctagctaaaatggtaaaacgttttaatttattttattttttttctttgatatatattatcatgAAAAATGCAAAGTTGTCATTTTGAACTTAAGTTTATATTTAcgtaaagagaaaaaatttagGGTAGTATAAGCCCTGGGTACATCTTCATAAAGCTGAAAACTTTCGAACGGAGAATGAATTGTTATCACACTTTCACGTATacgtacaaatatttatttaagtattatgtgtacatatttaatattatttttgtgcttattttaaaaagggtTACCCCTTCtatgtttttttcctttttttagtACTTTGTGATCGccaaacttttttttctatgttcattttatgtttttaaaaaaggcatttccttaaaaatattttgcatgaataataaatttcatgCATTACTGATACAAATGCTGCGTTATTTATGAATCATACTAATTTAAGCAGTTCACAGAAcatgtatattaaattaaatgataaaaactagttttttaatctttttcaATGTATGCGCAAGTATAACACATAGTTACTTTTGcgtaatgtaaatatataaaaatttgtaaattttacgaaacatttatttttgtacgAAATCAAATTCGAAAGTTAAGAATAAATACCCATAATCAACggaataaaatttattttgaaaaagaagGGTGCATATTTTAGTAATCCTTACTAATATCAAAGGTGCTGTTATCAAATGTTTCATGATAAATGAATACACGTAACGTGGAAATTATGAATAAGGATGCGGTAAcgttttttaaacaaaaaggaatagagattactactattacatatatatatatatatatatatatatatatatatatatatatatatacgtatttcGTTATACACATGTCTACTTAACTGTGCATGGTGCACCATTCACAGTTCAGAAACATACGCACTACACACATTTACACCACAAGAAGTTTTCGTTCATCCTACGGGGAAAACGGGAATATACGTAAAACGTTTTGCGCACTATTGTTTATTTGGTTTAACTAAGCAGCCTTTGTAAGGTGCCTCTTGGCCAtgcgcatgtatatataagtataaacacatgtacacatatttacacatatttacACATACAAGAATATAGTTATATGGAATAAAATGAGGAGAGGTAggtaatatgaaaaaaaaaaagaaaaaaaaaaggttctCTAAAAACGCACCATAAaaccttttttcttttgtttttcataattattctttatcGTCACGTCggaaaaatgcaaatatttGGAGGCCTCTATTTTTTGGTTCCTGatatattcaattatttGATCTTTTTTGTTAAGAGGATAATTACTTTGGACTTGCTTCTTCtttgttaaataaataacaatatcATTTTCCCCAATTTTACTTTCTTTTCCGTTTCTCAAATTATAATCATTGGGCATAAGATATagacaataatatttttcaaataagtgttcatattttttagtataaTAATCTTTTAACGAAATTAGagatttttctaaataatcttgcctaataataataaactcattatttattatagtaCCACTAAAATTTTGTGGAAGAAACAATATTGGTATatctataattttattattatgttcattataattattagtattttctgaaattaataaaatgttttttaatgTCTTATCTGAAAGttcttcatttctttttttcaaattattaatttcaaTCTGACTTAGTTCAggtaattttaatttagataaataatcatttttttcggAAGTTGACaaactacatatatatctgtGAACTTCATCAGATATATTACCCCATGCATGAACTTGTTTTctccattttttcatttccttaTTCCACTGAGATAAACTCAGTTTTTTATCGATTCTAGGTGTTTCTGGGTGccaatcattttttaaattctcactcctttctttttttggcacagcatttatatatctttcATATGATATCAAGCGCTTCGTTAAACTAATATTCTTAAGTCTTTGATTTATTTGTGCTTTGCTTAACTGGTTgttcacatttttatatttgtttctCTGAAAATTTAATCTTTCGCTCATTTCGTCAAATAagctataattttttttttttttttttttttttacgttatatttaaatttaactgTAATATTAGCCAACAAGAACATTTAGATATTTGTTTAACAAAAGCTATGAACTAAATAACagaatgtatttatttacagataagtgaataatattttaagaagcattattgttaattatgTGCATAagatttatttattcgttGCATAATTgcattatatgtatgaattataagcagcttttttattatgttagtAGAGTGCATACATTACAGCTTAACGTGTCAACAGAGCAGTGTAATGGAGTacataagagaaaaaaaaaaaaaaaaaaaaaaatcttccAAATATGATATGCATATGCTCATGAGGTTTTATCTGTTACAAAATTTGAATAAACATGTATAGAATAAACTtaccatttttaattatatagcgctttttatatttgtacaagCGTATGTACCACCTAAGATTTTTGAAATGAACAaatgtatgtgtacattttattactttttcttgaactttatatttttattattatttacgaAATGGAtaaagataataattttcatttcttttctttaagGGAAATCACAAAATAGGCCTTTAAattttatggaaaaaattattctaaaatataaaccactgcacatacatatgtgcatacatgagttatacatgtgcacatatatacacacatattaatacatacgCACATGTACACACATCCACGTAATACGCAGTAGTTATTTTAAGGCACACGTTAATGGTTCTCCAAAAGGTCTCCTACAAAAAGttgtacattttaaaaaaaaaaaaaattgtccTCTTCACATgttattttagaaaaagtATTGAGTGtagttaaaaattatgatgaatggaaaaaatggaaaaatggaaaaatgaaaaaacggaaaaatggaaaaatgaaaaaacggaaaaatggaaaaatgaaaaaacggaaaaatggaaaaatggaaaaatggaaaaacggaaaaatggaaaaattacaaaattacaaaattaaaaacataagCATTACATCGTCTATTTACGCcgtacatttatttatacgtTATACGCATATGTAAATAGTTAATTAGACAATTTTAATACTAACTTATTATTTCAAATTATGTGTTAATGCTCACCACTTTTTAATCAcataatatttcttcttttgaGATACGAAATGAGCAGTTATAACGTATCTATTATTACACGTTTTGGTAATATTctcaattttaataatatagctattttattttattttatttatttattttttttatataatatcacATTAACaggcaagaaaaaaaaacaaaaaaagaatataatttttttcaaattagtaaaataataaaataaatagctttttaacaaatgaaaaaaaaaaaaaaaaaaaaaatagccaaaaataattttctattttactttattagtttatttttagaaCTTTGCAACTTTGCCACTTTACAACTTTACAACTTTACAACAGTTATATATAGCCATGCAAAACACAATAATTTGATTTGGTTCTTTTATTTCGAGCGTTTCATAAGGcaaaacataaacatatatacatacatatatacatacatacatatataaatatatatatatatatatatacatatatatataacaaaataaaagtaaataaaagaatatgaaataaattattctctTGGAAAAAtacttcttttccttttgcTTTCTCACACATTTAAAGTGGTGCtccattttttatcatttttttgtgagagttgctttattttcctttttttcttaaaataattaaaataacgtTTTCACAATAAATAGTAAAAGGTGCAGATATGTTTAAATTCTTTaagttaaattttttccGTAATTCCACATATCACCTCACTAAGTTACCTTTTTTGGATTAAATTTTTACCTTACACttttccttaattttttgcttttcaCTTTTTCGTCAACTTTTTACGCCCCTCTTTTGCATTAAACTGTTACGTTAAATGATACGTTAACTGGTaagttaaattttttcttttaatctTTCCTTTAAACCGCACGTTAAGCTTTTTAGTtgtcattttatttttactacgATCAGTACCTCTATACCTACTGTTGTAACTGCCtaattattactaataataatggaCTGTACGAATGTATCAGATAAAGGTAATTGCAAAAATACCTATGCAAGTTGCgcataattcttttttttatttttataattttaaactgtttaaatatatatatatatatatatatatatattttttttttttttttttttttttttttctcattttttttaatgaaaacatGAACAGACATGAAACCGGATGTAAAAAACTCGTCTGAGAAAGATACATCAAATGTGTCGGTAAAGTTGGAGAAGTTAGAAAATGGTAGCAAATCCGAAAATGGTAGCAAATCCGAAAATGGTAACAAATCCGAAAATGGTAACAAATCCGAAAATGGTAACAAATCCGAAAATGGTAGCAAATCCGAAAATGGTAGCAAATCCGAAAATGGTAACAAATCCGAAAATATTAACATGTCAGAAAAATTGACCACATTAGAAAAACTATATGAA from Plasmodium brasilianum strain Bolivian I chromosome 10, whole genome shotgun sequence includes the following:
- a CDS encoding V-type proton ATPase 16 kDa proteolipid subunit, whose protein sequence is MRPCDPNSAFFGFMGIAASSIFSNLGAAFGTAKSGVGVCSVGVMRPDLIMKSILPVVMAGVLGIYGIIMSILIYGRMTPAAEYSTFLGYTHLSSGLIVGLSSLAAGLAIGIVGDAGVRANAQQNRLFIGMILILVFSETLALYGLIIGIYISISEPTKLCASYATQ
- a CDS encoding 50S ribosomal protein L14 encodes the protein MIRLTQLFSGLWRQSMVRCTDNSGVIKACIIGIGKNKWGTGKIGDRIRVSIRDKTSECGISEKTPKGIIVRRKKETKRKDGSYIKFDDNAFVIIAKNKLKATKIKGPVAMETRHNCRNLARYIF
- a CDS encoding histone RNA hairpin-binding protein — protein: MFLLANITVKFKYNVKKKKKKKNYSLFDEMSERLNFQRNKYKNVNNQLSKAQINQRLKNISLTKRLISYERYINAVPKKERSENLKNDWHPETPRIDKKLSLSQWNKEMKKWRKQVHAWGNISDEVHRYICSLSTSEKNDYLSKLKLPELSQIEINNLKKRNEELSDKTLKNILLISENTNNYNEHNNKIIDIPILFLPQNFSGTIINNEFIIIRQDYLEKSLISLKDYYTKKYEHLFEKYYCLYLMPNDYNLRNGKESKIGENDIVIYLTKKKQVQSNYPLNKKDQIIEYIRNQKIEASKYLHFSDVTIKNNYEKQKKKGFMVRF